CATCTTTTGATCTCACATTACAGACCACAGTCATGTCTCCCGATTGAACTTTAGCCATATCTTCAACTACTCTATATATAGGCTTAGTAAGCGATCTTGCAAACACGAATGCTCCAATAAATGCAATCAATATAGCCGCAAAACCAATCATGAATGTATTTCCAATCAATACACTCGCTTGATCATAGGCCTCTGATTCCAACATCGAAACCATAAGGTACCAATTAAGTCCCTCAACTTTTCTAATCACTGCATATTTTTTTACTACCACTCCATCTGCATTTGGATAAGTATAGTTTACAATTCCCTCTTCTCCGCTAAGTATCTGATCTTCAATTGCCTTTACCGGTACCTTATTTCCCACTTGTTTTGGGTCCTTATGAGTAATACAATTTGCCTCTGCCGTCAAAAGTGCAACTGCTCCAGTTTCTCCTACCTTTATCTCTGACATGTCTTTAGAAAGTCTTTCAAGATCCATACTCATTGCCACCACACCAATGATTTTACCACTAGCATCTTTTACGACTTTACTTCCAGAGACACTCGGTTTTCCTGTGGTTGCAGACTCATAAACCTTAGTCCAATTCTCTGCCCCAGTCTTCATTGCACCAGTATACCATTCTCTCACTCTAGGGTCGTATCCCTCTTCAAAATCATTCTCAGGATAGATATACATCCCACCATCGGGAGTACCTATATATGATTGGTACACTGTCTCATACACGTCAGTATAATTTTTAAGTAAATTTCTATGCCAAGTTGTATATCCCGTTTCTTCGAAAGTCTTGAAATTATCATTTAATGCCAATTGCTTCAATCCATCCATGTAACCCTGGTATTCATTTTGAATAGATCTAGCTATTTCCTCTCCAATCGCACCACTTGATGTCTTGAAATTTTCCATAACTAGCTGACTTGAAATATAATACGATGCTCCCCCAACAGCCATAACCGCTAATACTACAATCGCTGTAACTACTCCTAATAATTTTGTTCTGATATTCAGTTTCATAAATCTCCTCCTATTGTCTTCTTATCTACCTAACTATATAACGTCATCTTATCGCTATTCATTAATAGTTTTTAGATAAAATATATGAACAAAATGAAAATAATTCGTTATTTACGTAATTGATTATATAAAAAAACCTGAATTTCAGCAAAATCGCTAAAATTCAGGTTTATTCATCACTCTCTTTTCACAAATCACTTCACTTGCTTTACTTCTAGTCTTACTGATTTTCATCTATGACTTATCTATATTCCCACTCTTCCAGTTCCATTTATAAGTTTATCTATCATCTGGTCTATGACGTTTATCATTCTACTATTTGCAGAAAATGCATATTGATATTTCATCATAAGCGTCATCTCCTCATCCATAGAAACACCAGATATTTGCTGCCTTTTATTTTCAACTTCATTCTTGAGCGTGTCAAAATTATCTTTCATTCCTTTTGAATGATTTGCACTTACTGCTAATTCAGATGTGATACTTCTATAGTATTTATCAGGAGTTTTACTTCCAAATAATCTCTTTTCTCTCAATTTATTGATCTCTTCAGCAATCTTACCATTTCCTCGTTCTTCCGTTTTATCTGCTGCTGCAAAATAATTAAGACCCTTTTCTTCATCAAATATAGGATTTAATTTTATATTGCCAGCCTGAAGTGGAAGTGCTGGATTTTCTCTTACAAAAAGAGGTTCTCCTTTATTTCCCTCTAAGTCGTATCCTTTTTCATGAATTCTATTTATATTTCTAACCAATCCATTTATAAAGGCATTCAATTTTTGCTTGATATCCGGAATAACCTCTGCAAACTCACCTACATCTCCCATTTCTTCTGATGCAGTAGAATTCGTCTCAAATGCCAAATTCTTAAGATAATTAGGTTCATCGATTTTTGTTATATCGTGAAGTGTTCCACCAGTAGCCTCTGTTATATCAGCTAAGTTCTTATCGTTTATGTCTCCGATTATAGAGATTGAAACGCCTCTATCCTTTAATTCTGCTAGTAAATCCGCCCTCATAGTCGCCGAACCACTTATATCAATAGTAGAATTAGTCATCAATATTATTTTTTGATGACCATCTTTATTTTCAAAGTCTCCGCCTGAATCAACATAGTCAATCAAATCGTATATATTAGAAAATGTCTTAGCATTGTCCTCACTTATTTCGGGATTTAGCTCATAATCTTCCAGTTCTGCTTTCATAGAATTCTTAAATTCACTTAACTTGGAATTTTGGCTTGCATTTAACGTTCCTGAATTACTCACAAAATGAACATCTACATCCAAATTTACTGCACCGTTTCCCTTTCCAACAATTCTAGAATCTACATCACCTCTAGCATCTATAAGCCCTCTAAGCGCTCCCGCTTTTTCAGTTGACACATCCAAATCTACAAGTTCATTATCAAATATACTCTCAAACTCATCCCAGTAAACATCAACATAAGAGCTTTTTCTAGGAATAGTCATCATCTTTGTCGTAAATATACTTTGAACTAGATGTTTTCCGCCAACTGTTATATTTATAGAACCATCAGATCTTTCCAGTGTATCAATTGGCAGTAATCCAGATAATTCATCTATGAGAACATTTCTTCTATCTCTAAGATCATTAGCTCCACCAA
This sequence is a window from Tissierellales bacterium. Protein-coding genes within it:
- a CDS encoding methyl-accepting chemotaxis protein, producing the protein MKLNIRTKLLGVVTAIVVLAVMAVGGASYYISSQLVMENFKTSSGAIGEEIARSIQNEYQGYMDGLKQLALNDNFKTFEETGYTTWHRNLLKNYTDVYETVYQSYIGTPDGGMYIYPENDFEEGYDPRVREWYTGAMKTGAENWTKVYESATTGKPSVSGSKVVKDASGKIIGVVAMSMDLERLSKDMSEIKVGETGAVALLTAEANCITHKDPKQVGNKVPVKAIEDQILSGEEGIVNYTYPNADGVVVKKYAVIRKVEGLNWYLMVSMLESEAYDQASVLIGNTFMIGFAAILIAFIGAFVFARSLTKPIYRVVEDMAKVQSGDMTVVCNVRSKDEIGELARRFNDMTSNVRELIENASKMTDSVGESAESLAASSEEVSASADEVSRTVEEIAKGASEQAQDAEAAAMLTSKLDSGVRELEESTQNIYQKSADIKEINVNSTQVVVDLRTKSVENMSSTGEVVTAIYDLEEKSKDIENILTTITSIAEQTNLLALNASIEAARAGEHGRGFSVVADEIRKLAEESSSSAEKIAEIVRMIQGQTHHTVNIVEDLKINTEKQNTAVKAVDESFDNVSQAIEGIAVAIETIDRQLRDMINDKNNIVTAITNISSVSEETAAASEEVSASMQQQTAAVEMVARSAEELNERAVNLKNDIRKFRI
- the flgK gene encoding flagellar hook-associated protein FlgK codes for the protein MGSSFFGLSTAVSGLFANKKALDTVGHNVSNMNTKGYTRQQVNHSTNRYDDIPAGSVGTGVNVQEIRQIRDRFLDMRYREQNRQSAYYDARAEVFEQVEEIFNDLDDSGIQKVVSEFWNKWDEVAKNPEDLTNRALLKQSSQAMIDTVNHISDQLDDLQRNLNKNIEQMVNRVNEIAEEIAHINKEIIHNEGVFGGANDLRDRRNVLIDELSGLLPIDTLERSDGSINITVGGKHLVQSIFTTKMMTIPRKSSYVDVYWDEFESIFDNELVDLDVSTEKAGALRGLIDARGDVDSRIVGKGNGAVNLDVDVHFVSNSGTLNASQNSKLSEFKNSMKAELEDYELNPEISEDNAKTFSNIYDLIDYVDSGGDFENKDGHQKIILMTNSTIDISGSATMRADLLAELKDRGVSISIIGDINDKNLADITEATGGTLHDITKIDEPNYLKNLAFETNSTASEEMGDVGEFAEVIPDIKQKLNAFINGLVRNINRIHEKGYDLEGNKGEPLFVRENPALPLQAGNIKLNPIFDEEKGLNYFAAADKTEERGNGKIAEEINKLREKRLFGSKTPDKYYRSITSELAVSANHSKGMKDNFDTLKNEVENKRQQISGVSMDEEMTLMMKYQYAFSANSRMINVIDQMIDKLINGTGRVGI